Proteins encoded by one window of Lathyrus oleraceus cultivar Zhongwan6 chromosome 1, CAAS_Psat_ZW6_1.0, whole genome shotgun sequence:
- the LOC127096062 gene encoding uncharacterized protein LOC127096062: protein MTDETWKFNVISNINKHALHDKLADHPIVCRLVERELVSNTILNMVVLKNIPASLKRKRHIHISNIKQIYIVHARDDKVVRGPRFEMQQLLKLLDDDHYVLEYIVCKDKIIVRDIFWSHPDFVKLFNTFLSVLIIDSTYQTNKYRFPLLEIVGVTSTKMTYLVDFAFSKFEIEDNATWALEM from the coding sequence ATGACGGATGAGACATGGAAATTTAATGTGATTTCCAATATAAATAAGCATGCCTTGCATGACAAGCTAGCCGATCATCCCATTGTATGTCGCCTTGTGGAGAGGGAACTTGTTTCGAACACGATATTAAACATGGTGGTGCTGAAAAACATACCCGCATCTTTGAAACGGAAAAGACATATACATATTTCAAATATCAAGCAAATATACATCGTGCATGCTCGAGACGACAAGGTTGTAAGAGGGCCAAGATTTGAGATGCAACAACTCTTAAAACTTTTGGATGATGACCACTATGTTTTGGAGTATATAGTTTGTAAGGATAAAATCATCGTTCGAGATATATTTTGGAGTCATCCTGATTTCGTCAAGTTGTTCAATACCTTTCTCTCTGTGCTCATTATTGACTCAACATACCAAACAAACAAGTATAGATTTCCACTCTTGGAAATTGTTGGTGTTACTTCTACGAAGATGACTTATTTAGTCGATTTTGCGTTTTCAAAATTCGAAATAGAGGACAACGCTACATGGGCTTTGGAAATGTGA
- the LOC127122547 gene encoding inositol hexakisphosphate and diphosphoinositol-pentakisphosphate kinase VIP2 isoform X2 has protein sequence MRFWKPFVEKPVDADNHSIMIYYPSSAGGGMKELFRKVGNRSSEFHSEVRRVRREGSYIYEEFMPTGGTDVKVYTVGPEYAHAEARKSPVVDGVVMRNPNGKEVRYPVLLTPAEKEMARKVCIAFRQAVCGFDLLRSEGRSYVCDVNGWSFVKNSHKYYDDSACVLRKMLLDVKAPHLSSAIPPTLPWKVNELVPPSEPLTRQGSGIIGEFGQSEELRSVIAVIRHGDRTPKQKVKLKVTEEKLLNLIMKYNGGRPRCETKLKTAVQLQDLLDATRTLVPRTRPDLESDNEAEDVEHAEKLRQVKAVLEEGGHFSGIYRKVQLKPLKWVKVTKSSGEVEEQPVEALMVLKYGGVLTHAGRKQAEELGRYFRNKIYPGEGTGLLRLHSTYRHDLKIYSSDEGRVQMSAAGFAKGLLDLEGQLTPILVSLVSKDSSMLDGLENASTEMEQAKARLNEIITSSANTVDSNGSQESRWMVDGDGIPPNASELLPELVKLTKKVTEQVRLLAQDEDEQLTERSLYDIIPPYDQAKALGKTNIDIDRIAAGLPCGSEGFLLMYARWIKLERDLYNERKERFDITQIPDVYDSCKYDLLHNAHLNLEGLDELFKVAQALADGVIPNEYGINPKQKLKIGSKIARRLLGKILIDVRNTREEAISVAELKNNQDNSLLSMKNENEDTEGKSKRIHENEEIRKCSTMSETSMDQEDDDDKETKYRLDPKYANVKTPDRHVRTRLYFTSESHIHSLMNVLRYCNLDESLQGEESLVSHHGLERLCQTKELDYMSYIVLRMFENTEVAAEDPKRYRIELTFSRGADLSPLQEKDREATSLHQEHTLPIMGPERLQEVGSYLTLETMEKMIRPFAMPAEDFPPATPAGFSGYFTKSMLERLVNLWPFHKH, from the exons CTGATAACCACAGTATAATGATATATTATCCCAGCTCAGCAGGTGGAGGTATGAAGGAACTATTTAGGAAG GTTGGTAATAGGTCCAGTGAGTTCCATTCAGAGGTTCGAAGAGTGAGGCGTGAAGGCTCCTATATTTATGAGGAATTTATGCCAACTGGAGGGACAGATGTTAAG GTGTATACAGTCGGTCCTGAATATGCTCATGCTGAAGCAAGGAAGTCTCCTGTCGTTGATGGTGTTGTTATGAGAAATCCTAATGGGAAGGAA GTTAGGTATCCAGTGTTACTGACTCCAGCTGAGAAAGAAATGGCGAGAAAGGTTTGCATTGCATTCAGGCAAGCG GTTTGTGGGTTTGATCTCTTGAGAAGTGAGGGACGCTCATATGTTTGTGATGTGAATGGATGGAGCTTTGTTAAAAACTCACACAA GTATTATGATGATTCTGCCTGTGTGCTGCGGAAGATGTTGCTAGATGTAAAAGCTCCTCATCTTTCTTCAGCGATTCCACCTACTCTACCATGGAAAGTAAATGAGTTAGTGCCACCTTCTGAGCCACTAACTCGTCAGGGTAGTGGTATTATTGGAGAGTTTGGACAATCTGAGGAACTGCGATCTGTAATTGCTGTAATTCGACA TGGTGATAGAACTCCTAAACAGAAGGTGAAGTTAAAGGTTACTGAGGAAAAGCTACTGAACTTAATAATGAAATATAATGGTGGCCGACCAAGATGTGAG ACAAAACTTAAAACTGCTGTTCAGCTGCAAGATCTGTTAGATGCCACACGAACGTTGGTTCCTCGCACCAG ACCGGATCTAGAAAGTGATAATGAAGCTGAAGATGTTGAGCATGCTGAAAAGCTTCGTCAAGTCAAAGCAGTTCTTGAAGAG GGAGGACATTTCTCTGGCATATATAGGAAGGTTCAATTAAAGCCTCTAAAGTGGGTCAAAGTGACAAAAAGCAGTGGTGAAGTTGAAGAACAACCAGTTGAAGCTCTTATGGTTCTTAAATATGGTGGTGTTCTTACACATGCTGGGAGAAAGCAG GCCGAAGAACTGGGAAGATATTTCAGAAATAAAATATATCCAG GAGAAGGTACAGGGCTTCTTCGCCTCCATAGTACATACCGCCATGATCTTAAGATTTATAGCTCTGATGAGGGTCGTGTGCAG ATGTCTGCAGCTGGTTTTGCCAAAGGTCTTCTTGACCTAGAAGGGCAGCTTACACCAATCCTG GTTTCCCTTGTTAGCAAAGACTCCTCCATGTTGGATGGGCTTGAAAATGCAAGTACTGAAATGGAACAAGCCAAG GCGCGATTGAATGAAATCATTACCTCTAGTGCAAACACAGTTGATAGCAATGGATCACAAGAATCTCGTTGGATGGTTGATGGGGATGGAATTCCACCCAATGCATCAGAATTACTTCCTGAGTTG GTAAAGCTAACTAAGAAGGTCACTGAACAAGTTAGATTACTTGCACAAGATGAAGATGAGCAGCTTACAGAAAGAAGCTTATATGATATCATTCCTCCTTATGACCAAGCAAAAGCCCTTGGCAAGACAAATATTGATATTGACCGTATAGCTGCTGGATTACCTTGTGGTAGTGAGGGTTTTCTCTTGATGTATGCCCGCTGGATAAAGCTTGAAAGGGACTTGTATAATGAACGCAAGGA ACGCTTTGATATCACCCAAATTCCTGATGTTTATGATTCATGCAA GTATGATCTCTTGCATAATGCACATCTTAATCTTGAAGGTCTCGATGAGCTTTTCAAAGTGGCTCAG GCGCTTGCTGATGGTGTGATTCCAAATGAATATGGAATTAATCCGAAGCAGAAACTGAAAATTGGCTCAAAG ATAGCTCGTCGGTTATTGGGAAAAATTCTAATTGATGTGAGAAACACTCGAGAGGAAGCAATTAGTGTCGCCGAGCTAAAGAATAACCAAGACAATTCATTATTAtccatgaaaaatgaaaatgaagaTACAGAGGGCAAGTCAAAAAGAATTCATGAGAATGAGGAAATACGAAAATGCAGCACTATGAGTGAGACTTCAATGGATCaggaagatgatgatgataaaGAGACCAAATATCGTTTAGATCCAAA GTATGCAAATGTGAAGACACCTGATCGCCATGTGCGAACACGCCTATACTTCACATCA GAATCACATATCCATTCTCTCATGAATGTCCTTCGATATTGCAATTTGGATGAATCTCTTCAAGGAGAAGAGAGTCTTGTTTCCCATCATGGTCTAGAGCGACTATGTCAAACAAAGGAGCTCGACTACATGAGCTACATTGTACTGAGGATGTTTGAGAATACAGAG GTGGCTGCAGAAGATCCTAAAAGGTACCGTATAGAGCTGACCTTCAGCCGTGGTGCCGATTTATCCCCCTTGCAG GAGAAAGATAGAGAGGCAACTTCACTGCATCAGGAGCATACACTACCTATTATGGGTCCAGAGAGGCTGCAAGAAGTAGGCTCATATCTCACGTTAGAAACTATGGAGAAGATGATTCGCCCGTTTGCCATGCCTGCAGAAGACTTTCCACCAGCAACACCTGCAGGATTTTCTGGCTATTTCACAAAAAGCATGCTTGAGCGTCTGGTAAACCTTTGGCCTTTCCATAAGCACTAG